Within Pyxidicoccus trucidator, the genomic segment CGCAGCGCGTGGAGGGCCTCCTCGGGCGCGCGCAGGGCCTGCTCCACCTCCTGCAACACCCTCACGAAGTCGAGCTCCGAGACGGGCGCGTCCAGACTCTCACGGGCCTGGCTCAGGACCTCCTCGGGCTCGTTCTGGAAGCGCGCTCGGAGCGCTTCCAGCTCCTCCGGGCCGAGCGGAGGCAGCTCGTGCGCCTCGGCGTCCGCCACGTCCCGGGCCGTGCCCTCCAGTCCCGGCGCGGGCGCCGCCTGCGCGTCCCTGCGCCCGAGACGTGAGGCCGTGGGCGCCCGGTAGCCGAGCGCCGCGTAGAGCTCCATCCGCTTGCGGTCCATGGACGCATCTTCGCCCGCTCCGCCGACACGGGGAAATGGTGTGCCAGGGCCGGGCCCTCTTCGGCGCCGGTGGCCTTCGGCTGCCTACCCGCAACACGTTGGCGTCGGGTGCTGGTCTCAACGCCGCCTTGGGGTCCTGAGTGGCCCGGCGCCCCGAGGCCGCACCTCGGAGCAGGCCGCCCTCGTGCTCCCGGGCTACTCCGCCTCCGCCCTCGCGGCGACCTGGGCGGCCTCCCACTCCTCCCACTCCTCGCGCGCGTCGCGGCGGTGGCGGCTGTCGCGGTAGACGTAGAGCGTGTAGTGCGAGCCCGTCGAGTACCCCGGCAGCCGACGCGGGTTGAACACGCTGGTGCTGGACACCGTGCCGCCCACGAAGCCCCGCGGCACCTGCACCAGGCTCAGCGCGCACCCGGCCAGCACCAGCCCCGCCTCCGGCACGTCGTTGCTCACCAGCGTGCACGTCCCCGACGCCGTGAAGCTCCCATCCGGCAGGTTGAAGCGCGCGTAGAAGGGCACCTGCTGCCCCGGCGGGAAGCTGGGGTCCGTAATCCGCACGCAGGCCGTCGCCGTCCCCGCGCGCTTGCGGCCGTCGTAAATCACCTTGCCGTCCCAGGGCCGGTGAATGGGCACGTACACGCTCGCGCCCAGGAACACGTTCGCCGCGAAGGGCGCCCCCGCGCACACCGCCATGTCCGGCGGCGTCGACGGGTCCTCCTCCGTGCGGAACTGGTACACCGCCTCGTCCGCACGCGCCTCGGACGCCACCGACATCACCGCCAGCACTGCCAGCACCGCCACTGCACCAGCCTGCATACGCGCCATGGAGAACCTCCATCAGGACCGCGGGGCTGCTTCTCGTGACTGCTGCTGCTGCGAGACAAGACCGCCGACGCACGGGCACACGTCTCCCGTACGCCTTCCCTTCCCTGCTCGGGACGGGAAACGTGAAGCCCTCGAGCGCCTCACCGCACCGCGCTTGCGCGCGGCCGGGAGCGCCGGGCACCTACTGCCAGGACAGCGTGTACTCGGTGTCGAGCGGCCCCGTCTGACGGCCGTGCACCTGCACCTGCTTGCCGCTCACCGCCTCGATGGCGGCCTGCAGCGTGCCTTCGTGGTACGGCGGCGGCATGAAGTCGCGCTTCATGAAGAAGACGCCCGTCTTGTCGCCCGTCCACGTCACGCCGCGCTCGCCGTAGCTCACCGCCGCCCGGTAGCCGGCGTGCAGGTTGCCCACCAGCCGCTTCGGGCTCTCCGACGCCAGCAGCAGCAGCGTCTTGCCCGCCGCCGACGACAGGAAGTCCTGCGTCGCCACCACGCCCATGCGCCGCAGCGCTCCGTCGAAGCCGCCGAACTTCGGCCCCATCACCTGCGCCGCGGTGAAGGACATCCGCAGGAACGCGGACACCGGGTAGTTGAAGAAGTCGATGAACTTCTTCTCTCCGCTGGCCGCGAGGCAGCGCTCCACCGCCGCGTCGCCGCCCATCACCCGCACCGCGGCCACCACGCCGTTGAAGAACAGCCCGCGCGCCGTGTCGTCCTTCGTGGCCAGCGCCAGCCGCGCTTCCAGGTCCTTGGAGACGCTCGCGTCGAGCCCTTCGACTGCCCTGCCCTTGTCGGTCATAGCCTCACCAACTGCGCGCCGTAATGGATGTTCGCTCCGACCGCCGCCACCACCACCAGGTCTCCGCCGCCCAGCCGCACCCGCCCCGCTTCCAGGTCCTCCGCCAGGAGGATGAGCATCCCCGCCGCCGACGTGTTGCCGTAGCGGTCCACGTTGCATGCTACCGCCTCGGCCGGCAGGCCGGCGCGCGCG encodes:
- a CDS encoding DUF2378 family protein encodes the protein MTDKGRAVEGLDASVSKDLEARLALATKDDTARGLFFNGVVAAVRVMGGDAAVERCLAASGEKKFIDFFNYPVSAFLRMSFTAAQVMGPKFGGFDGALRRMGVVATQDFLSSAAGKTLLLLASESPKRLVGNLHAGYRAAVSYGERGVTWTGDKTGVFFMKRDFMPPPYHEGTLQAAIEAVSGKQVQVHGRQTGPLDTEYTLSWQ